The following coding sequences are from one Treponema bryantii window:
- a CDS encoding motility associated factor glycosyltransferase family protein, translated as MESRYNPERDSENLLNTITEQANIFLVLGTGSGIFISLLSQKFPSSKIIAFELSSEDFDFLKSSEKITSLNKNPQIIFACLENIEQILSQNYLPARDGNLKIIEQKAWINENSAHINEINQVLKKSLGIISADYSVQAHFGKIWNSNIINNSILAEKLNTPSSLFTADCIKNKTAVVVAAGPSLNRTIEILTDKSKRDKYFIFSTDTAAQTLKKKGISPEVIVSIDGQAVSYNHFISNAENKNDETVYAFDLCANASAARYLYETGHKLFFFCSGHPLSSAINLSSGSPLPQLFSGAGTVTITALDFALQAGFNKIIILGADFSYQNGRAYASGTYLDTLYNQNSSRLTETEQTFSKLMFRTELKELSANIKTTDILEAYRVSLEKYLAGKNVTFSKKDDIYYLETSSKVNVNLLNPNKTLSPKSFMKKFNSSSLEEKEPLLLPYIAWLRNNGNFSTLNYSELLKLALDSIVSYNI; from the coding sequence ATGGAATCACGTTATAATCCGGAACGAGATTCCGAAAACCTTTTAAATACAATTACAGAACAGGCAAATATCTTTTTAGTTCTTGGTACTGGAAGTGGAATTTTTATAAGTTTACTTTCACAGAAATTTCCGTCTTCAAAAATAATTGCTTTTGAACTTTCTAGCGAGGATTTTGATTTTCTAAAGAGCAGCGAAAAAATAACTTCACTCAATAAAAATCCGCAGATAATTTTTGCATGTCTTGAGAATATAGAACAGATTCTTTCACAAAACTATTTACCAGCCAGAGATGGAAATCTAAAAATTATTGAACAGAAAGCCTGGATAAATGAAAACTCAGCACATATAAATGAAATAAATCAGGTTCTAAAAAAATCTCTTGGAATTATTTCTGCAGATTATTCTGTTCAGGCTCATTTTGGTAAAATCTGGAACTCAAATATTATTAACAATAGTATTCTTGCTGAAAAATTAAATACACCATCTTCACTATTTACCGCAGACTGTATAAAAAATAAAACAGCAGTTGTAGTTGCAGCTGGACCTTCCCTTAATCGCACGATTGAAATACTTACGGATAAATCTAAAAGAGATAAATATTTTATTTTTTCAACAGATACAGCAGCCCAAACTCTTAAAAAGAAAGGAATCTCGCCGGAAGTTATTGTTTCCATAGATGGCCAGGCGGTGTCTTATAATCATTTTATAAGTAATGCTGAAAATAAAAATGATGAGACTGTTTATGCTTTTGACCTTTGTGCAAATGCGTCTGCGGCAAGGTATCTTTATGAGACGGGGCATAAATTATTTTTCTTTTGTTCGGGACATCCATTATCATCTGCAATAAATTTAAGTTCGGGCTCCCCTCTCCCTCAACTCTTTTCAGGTGCTGGTACAGTAACAATTACAGCCTTAGATTTTGCACTTCAAGCAGGATTTAATAAAATAATAATTCTCGGAGCTGATTTTTCTTATCAGAATGGAAGAGCTTATGCTTCAGGTACTTATCTGGATACTCTTTATAATCAAAATTCTTCAAGACTGACTGAAACAGAACAGACTTTTTCTAAGCTTATGTTCCGTACTGAATTAAAAGAACTCTCAGCAAATATAAAAACAACTGATATTCTTGAGGCCTATAGAGTTTCTCTTGAAAAATATCTGGCAGGTAAGAATGTTACTTTTTCAAAGAAAGATGATATTTACTATCTCGAAACTTCATCTAAAGTAAATGTAAATCTTTTAAATCCAAATAAAACACTTTCCCCTAAATCTTTTATGAAAAAGTTTAATTCATCATCATTAGAAGAAAAAGAACCTCTCCTTTTACCTTATATTGCCTGGCTTAGAAACAATGGAAACTTTTCAACTCTTAATTACAGTGAATTACTTAAACTTGCTTTAGACAGTATTGTAAGTTATAATATATAG
- a CDS encoding 6-hydroxymethylpterin diphosphokinase MptE-like protein, whose product MKVTIQKAKNGEITASVEGHFLHSNYAPVKEAQRFVDNLSLPFTPTTIIITEPALSYCADFLKQKFPEIKTGVIRYINDFSKYNSKFDFVINYYEHPDFETYLENNFTEEQLLTTHFISWPASSQLFNETDKIVWNAIRQSMLRAKTLLITRQYFEKKWLYNSCNFLKYCSKTISFENTINKPALIISSGPSLIPFINIIKDYQDKFFIICLSSAISVCIKNGITPDLCMTTDGGYWAGEHLKALYKNDIPVAIPSEAYCPKKLLRKLTVMPLDYGDGISSALLKTQNIQTIQASRNGTVSGTALLFAYKYCTNNIYLCGLDMSAQKGFQHTQPNELEKNSSYKDNRISTKQTRLGKSELTNGSLDIYKNWFINNPLKTEERKIFRLMEKEYCRNSLGWIKDITAKDFIDLISKHSETSEIKFPKSDFQFDKSECLKLLYDSEKNIQWKKQLFPLDFVQAIHDPLNKEIENRIETEWQKLQKRIERIFS is encoded by the coding sequence TTGAAGGTAACAATTCAAAAAGCAAAAAATGGAGAAATTACAGCTTCTGTAGAAGGGCACTTTCTTCACTCAAATTATGCACCTGTAAAAGAAGCTCAGCGATTTGTTGATAATCTTTCACTTCCTTTTACTCCGACAACAATTATAATTACAGAACCCGCACTCTCCTATTGCGCTGATTTTCTAAAACAGAAATTTCCGGAAATAAAAACTGGAGTAATCCGATATATAAATGATTTTTCTAAATACAACAGTAAATTTGATTTTGTAATAAATTATTATGAACATCCTGATTTTGAAACATATTTAGAAAATAACTTTACAGAAGAACAGTTACTGACAACTCATTTTATCAGCTGGCCGGCATCATCTCAGCTTTTCAACGAAACAGATAAGATTGTATGGAATGCAATAAGACAGTCAATGCTCCGAGCAAAAACCTTATTGATAACCAGACAATATTTTGAAAAAAAATGGTTATATAACAGCTGTAATTTTTTGAAATACTGCTCAAAGACAATCAGTTTTGAAAACACAATAAATAAGCCGGCCCTTATAATTTCTTCTGGTCCAAGTCTTATTCCTTTTATTAATATTATTAAAGATTATCAGGATAAGTTTTTTATAATCTGTTTATCTTCAGCAATTTCTGTTTGTATAAAGAACGGAATTACTCCAGATTTATGCATGACAACTGATGGCGGTTATTGGGCCGGAGAACATTTAAAAGCTCTCTATAAAAATGATATTCCAGTTGCTATACCATCTGAAGCATATTGTCCTAAAAAGCTTTTGAGAAAACTTACAGTTATGCCTCTCGATTATGGAGATGGTATTTCCTCTGCATTATTAAAAACTCAAAATATACAGACAATACAGGCATCTCGAAATGGAACTGTAAGCGGCACTGCCCTTCTCTTTGCCTATAAATATTGTACAAATAATATTTATCTTTGCGGTCTCGATATGTCAGCTCAAAAAGGATTTCAGCATACTCAGCCTAATGAACTCGAAAAAAATTCTTCATACAAAGATAATAGAATCAGTACAAAACAAACTCGTTTAGGAAAATCTGAATTAACTAACGGTAGTTTGGATATTTATAAAAACTGGTTTATCAATAATCCGCTTAAGACAGAGGAAAGAAAGATTTTCCGTCTTATGGAAAAAGAATATTGCAGAAATTCTCTTGGCTGGATAAAAGATATTACAGCAAAAGATTTCATCGATTTAATTTCTAAGCATTCAGAAACATCTGAAATTAAATTCCCAAAATCTGATTTTCAGTTTGATAAATCCGAATGTCTGAAACTTTTATATGATTCTGAAAAAAATATCCAATGGAAGAAACAGCTTTTCCCTCTTGATTTTGTTCAGGCAATTCATGATCCTTTGAATAAAGAAATTGAAAACAGAATTGAAACTGAATGGCAAAAATTACAAAAACGCATTGAGAGAATCTTTTCATGA